The Sinorhizobium fredii USDA 257 region TCGGCCAATCTCGCCACGCTCCATGCGCGCGGCAAGGTCAAGCCGGGGGACGTGCTGAAATCCCGCTCCATTATCGGCTCGGAATTCGAAGTGGGCCTCGAAGCCGTAACGACGGTCGCCGGGCGGGAAGCGATCATCCCGACCATTTCCGGCCGGGGCTGGACCTTCGGTCTGCATCAGGTGGCGCTCGATCCGTTCGATCCGCTCGCCGATGGCTTTGCACTGACCGATACCTGGGGCCCCCAGGCGGGCGAGATCCGGTAAAACCAGGCTGTGCGCGCTCACTGGAGCTCGTTCGTCTGCGCCCGTTCGAACCACTGCGCCGCCAAGGCGCCGTCGGCTCGCGTGCCGACGCCGTCCCGATAGGCGGCGGCGAGATTGTGGGCGGCGACGACATTGCCCGCTGCCGCGGCGCGCTGGTAAAGATCGAAAGCCGCTTCCGCCTCGCCCCGCTCGACGAGCCGCGTTCCGTACATAGCCATCGCCAGCGCATGGCCGTTTTGCGCGGCCTCGCCGAGAACTCGAAGCGACTTCAGCTTCTCGCCGGCCCGGTCGAGAACGCGGGCAAGCTGGAACTGCGTCCGCGCACCGCCATTCTGGTTGTAGGCCTCGCGGCAGGCAGACAGCGCAACACCGATGCGGATATCGTGCGTTGCCACGGCCGGAAAGGCCCTGTTGCGCTCGAGATCGAGGTCGCTGCCGGCTTCCCGGTCGCACTGTTCGGCGGCCGAGAGCTCGGCGGCGCTTGCCGATCGAGCCGCGATCGTGGCGAAGGACAGAAGCATCGCAGCTGCAAGCAGTGACGCGCTTGCGATGCGAATGGGCGGCTTGATATGGCTATCCATGGTACTCTCCCTTATCCGTCCACTATCCTAGAACTGGCGTGAGGCGGTGCCTGTTCCGCGCGAAACAGCCAGGGCCAGGAGCGACTTTCGAACCTGGCACGGAGCAAGGGGCGTCTTGCATCCTCGATGCGTCGGTCTATCCTCGAACGAAGGCTCGAACAGGGAGCGCTGCAACAGCAGCGGGGAGAAGCCGATGCCGCAGCTACAGATGAAAAGAAGGATGGTGCTTGGCGGCCTGATCATGGCCGTCATCGGCGGCCGAGCGGCCGCGGCCGCGAGCGGTTCAGTCGTCGGCAAGGCGGCGAAGATCCGCGGCAATGTGCGCCGCCGGCAGGGTGAGGCGGAGGAGCGGCTCACTGCAGGCGGCTCCGTTCTCGACCGGGACTACGTCATGACGAGCACCAACAGCTTTGCCGATCTGGCCCTCAGCGAAACGCGCATCCTTCTCGGCCCCCAGACGGAGCTCTTGATCGACAGCTTCATTGCCGGCGAGGGAGGCACGCTCGAGCTCGGCGTTGGCCGGATGGTCTTCGACAGGCCGCGGGGACTGCCGAAGGTCGACGTCGCGATCCGCACGGCTTTCGGGATGATCGGCGTCCGCGGCACGAAATTCTTCTGCGGCCCCAGCCGCACTGCTGCCTTCGCCGTCTTCGTCGAGCACGGCGCCGTCAGCGTCGAAGGCGGCGGCGTCACCCGGATGCTTGCCGCCGGCCAGGGCGTGGATATCGACCGTCCCGGTGCGGCGCCGAGCGAGCAGACGAATTGGGGACAGGCGCGGATCCGGGAAGCCTATGCGAGCGTCGGTCTGGGGTGAGGGCTCTCGCCGTCGGCGACGGTGAACAACTCCATCGAGCCGAAGCCGCGGATTTCGTGCCGGCCGAGCGGCCGAAGCCTGGCGCTGCTTTGCGCGGCGGCGGCCGGGCCGATGCAGATCGCCGTGCCGAGGAACTTGTTCGCCTCCTGAAGCCGGGCGGCGAGGTTCACCGCATCGCCATGGGCCGT contains the following coding sequences:
- a CDS encoding sel1 repeat family protein codes for the protein MDSHIKPPIRIASASLLAAAMLLSFATIAARSASAAELSAAEQCDREAGSDLDLERNRAFPAVATHDIRIGVALSACREAYNQNGGARTQFQLARVLDRAGEKLKSLRVLGEAAQNGHALAMAMYGTRLVERGEAEAAFDLYQRAAAAGNVVAAHNLAAAYRDGVGTRADGALAAQWFERAQTNELQ
- a CDS encoding FecR domain-containing protein, which encodes MPQLQMKRRMVLGGLIMAVIGGRAAAAASGSVVGKAAKIRGNVRRRQGEAEERLTAGGSVLDRDYVMTSTNSFADLALSETRILLGPQTELLIDSFIAGEGGTLELGVGRMVFDRPRGLPKVDVAIRTAFGMIGVRGTKFFCGPSRTAAFAVFVEHGAVSVEGGGVTRMLAAGQGVDIDRPGAAPSEQTNWGQARIREAYASVGLG